In the Oncorhynchus gorbuscha isolate QuinsamMale2020 ecotype Even-year linkage group LG05, OgorEven_v1.0, whole genome shotgun sequence genome, one interval contains:
- the tmc1 gene encoding transmembrane channel-like protein 1, with protein MEESRVDDEEDTVIDSDGRQERAKEKERKKERDRKRRRNVARRASSARKEGKELEDRPGREERRGRKKRDKEGKGKGGEDERQEEVKNDTVAKTQKNFSNENTRKLEQKEIEVVGEEDGDTEEKRKNGRSEKGRKKEDNGRGETVEKKQNKKRVETSAEHESSEEEEDEEEKVGEEKTEVLSPEELEKLKEEVDERKKLISTLRGKPWPMRKKLLTLRESHEFVEKYEGALGKGKSRKLYAYKGMMLKKWMKFQRDFENFKTACVPWEMKIKEIESHFGSSVASYFIFLRWMYGINMILFGLTFGLVMVPEALMGRPYGSMPRKTVPRADEANAMDFAVLWDFGGYAQYSVLFYGYYNSQRAIGWLKFRMPLSYFLVGVGTVAYSYMVVIRTMARNANEDGGGDNNSFNFSWKMFTSWDYLIGNPETADNKFASITTSFKEAILEEQESRKDDNIHLTRFLRVLANFLVLCCLAGSGYLIYFVVRRSQKFALEGLESHSWWERNEVNMVMSLLGMFCPMLFDVISALENYHPRIALQWQLGRIFALFLGNLYTFIIALMDEINLKREEEEVLKLNMTIWEASLYNGTLGANSTAPPTTVHPADIPRGPCWETMVGQEFVRLIVSDTMTTYITLLIGDFLRAVLVRFLNYCWCWDLEAGFPSYSEFDVSGNVLGLIFNQGMIWMGAFYAPCLPALNVLRLHVSMYLQCWAVMCCNVPQERVFKASGSNNFYMAMLLVILFLSTLPAIYTIVTIPPSFDCGPFSGKSRMFDVIQETLESDFPAWFGKVFSYASNPGLVLPFLLLMVLAIYYLQSTSKSYKQANLELKKKLQTQNEENKKKTKMAALKAAMDLEEAQKARSEAPRQQRNNNASQQSYAEDRDKKGGEHRAHQGKSDHQIPPSATSPPAPRGHRIPGPLPGNQWQPAPSVQRVPNSQRH; from the exons ATGGAAGAGAGCAGAGTGGATG ATGAAGAGGACACAGTTATTGACTCTGATGGGAGGCAGGAGAGGgcaaaagagaaggagagaaagaaagagagggacagaaagagaagaagaaatgtAGCAAGAAGAGCTTCCAGTGCAAGAAAAGAAGGAAAGGAATTGGAGGACAgaccaggaagagaggagaggagaggacgaaaAAAAAGGGATAAggaggggaaagggaaagggggagaggatgagaggcaGGAAGAAGTGAAGAATGACACGGTTGCTAAAACTCAAAAGAATTTCAGCAATGAAAACACCAGAAAACTGGAGCAAAAAGAGATAGAGGTtgtaggagaggaggatggggataCCGAGGAGAAGAGGAAAAATGGACGCTCAGAAAAAGGCAGGAAAAAGGAGGAcaatggaagaggagagacagttgagaagaaacaaaataaaaaaagggTTGAGACAAG TGCGGAGCATGAGtcatcagaggaagaggaggatgaggaagagaaagtgggagaggagaaaacagaggtCTTGTCTCCCGAGGAGTTGGAGAAGCTGAAGGAGGAAGTGGATGAGAGGAAGAAACTTATCTCGACCCTAAGAGGAAAGCCTTGGCCCATGAGGAAGAAACTGCTAACTCTACG GGAGTCCCATGAGTTTGTGGAGAAATATGAGGGAGCTCTTGGGAAAGGAAAGAGCAGAAAACTGTATGCATATAAAGGCATGATGTTGAAG AAATGGATGAAGTTTCAGAGGGACTTTGAAAACTTCAAAACTGCTTGCGTTCCATGGGAGATGAAAATCAAAGAGATTGAGA GCCATTTTGGCTCCTCGGTTGCCTCCTACTTCATATTCCTGAGGTGGATGTATGGCATCAACATGATCCTCTTTGGGCTGACGTTTGGTCTGGTCATGGTGCCAGAG GCTCTGATGGGCAGGCCGTATGGTAGCATGCCCAGAAAGACTGTCCCTAGAGCTGACGAAGCCAACGCCATGGACTTTGCTGTGCTATGGGACTTTGGG GGCTACGCTCAGTATTCTGTCCTCTTTTATGGCTACTACAACAGCCAGCGCGCCATTGGCTGGCTCAAGTTCCGCATGCCCCTCTCCTACTTCCTGGTTGGCGTGGGAACTGTGGCCTATAGCTATATGGTGGTGATAAGGAC TATGGCCCGGAATGCTAATGAGGACGGGGGCGGTGACAACAACAGCTTCAATTTCAGCTGGAAGATGTTCACCAGCTGGGATTACCTCATCGGCAACCCTGAGACAGCTGACAACAAGtttgcctccatcaccaccagctttAAG GAGGCCATTCTGGAGGAACAGGAGAGCAGGAAGGATGACAACATCCACTTGACTCGTTTTCTGCGGGTTCTGGCCAACTTCCTGGTGCTGTGCTGTCTAGCAGGAAGTGGATATCTCATCTACTTTGTGGTGCGTCGCTCCCAGAAGTTTGCCTTAGAGGGACTGGAGAGCCATAGCTGGTGGGAGAGGAATGag GTGAACATGGTGATGTCCCTCCTGGGGATGTTCTGTCCCATGCTGTTTGATGTGATCAGTGCACTAGAGAACTATCACCCCCGCATTGCTCTACAGTGGCAGCTGGGACGCATCTTCGCCCTATTCCTGGGGAACCTCTACACCTTCATCATCGCACTCATGGATGAGATCAACCTCAAA cgggaggaggaggaggtgctgAAGCTTAATATGACTATATGGGAGGCCAGTCTGTATAATGGGACCCTGGGAGCGAATAGCACAGCTCCTCCCACCACCGTCCACCCTGCCGACATCCCACGAGGACCCTGCTGGGAAACCATGGTGGGACAG GAATTTGTCCGACTCATTGTGTCGGATACTATGACAACCTACATCACGCTCCTGATTGGGGACTTCTTGCGTGCTGTGCTGGTGCGTTTCCTCAACTACTGCTGGTGTTGGGACTTGGAGGCTGGATTT CCCTCCTACTCAGAGTTCGATGTCAGTGGGAATGTCCTGGGCCTGATCTTCAACCAAGGCATGATATG gATGGGTGCGTTCTAtgccccctgcctgcctgctctgaACGTGCTGAGACTGCATGTGTCAATGTACCTGCAGTGCTGGGCCGTCATGTGCTGTAATGTTCCTCAGGAGAGGGTGTTCAAGGCCTCAGGCTCCAACAACTTCTACATGGCTATGCTACTGGTCATCCTTTTCCTCTCAACGCTGCCCGCCATCTACACCATAGTCACTATCCCCCCCTCCTTCGACTGTGGCCCCTTCAG TGGGAAGAGCCGCATGTTTGATGTGATCCAGGAGACGCTGGAATCTGATTTCCCTGCCTGGTTTGGGAAGGTGTTCAGCTACGCCTCCAACCCTGGCCTGGTGCTGCCTTTCCTACTGctgatggt tTTGGCCATTTATTACTTGCAGTCTACATCCAAAAGCTACAAGCAAGCCAACCTGGAGTTAAAGAAGAAACTTCAAACC CAAAATgaagagaacaagaagaagacTAAAATGGCAGCACTGAAAGCTGCCATGGATTTAGAGGAGGCTCAAAAAGCTCGTTCAGAAGCACCGCGGCAACAGAGAAACAACAACGCCTCTCAGCAATCTTATGCGG AAGATAGAGACAAGAAGGGTGGGGAACACAGAGCACATCAAGGAAAGAGTGACCATCAAATTCCCCCTTCTGCCACCAGCCCCCCGGCCCCGAGGGGCCACAGAATCCCTGGGCCCCTACCAGGTAACCAGTGGCAACCAGCACCCAGTGTTCAGAGGGTCCCAAACTCCCAGAGACACTGA